A window from Mangifera indica cultivar Alphonso chromosome 2, CATAS_Mindica_2.1, whole genome shotgun sequence encodes these proteins:
- the LOC123209251 gene encoding upstream activation factor subunit UAF30-like isoform X2 — MSSAASRVFNACRALLAPAKSSSSASVATRTNSTTAKKPKTKSPASVRPVGILKVGPISPTLARFLGASESSRADAVRKIWTHIKTHNLQNPQNKREIICDAKLKAIFDGKDTVGFLEIGKLLSPHFVKTA; from the exons ATGTCCTCTGCTGCTTCTAGGGTTTTCAACGCTTGCCGGGCTCTCTTGGCTCCGGCCAAGTCCTCTTCGTCAGCCTCTGTCGCCACCAGAACTAATTCAACCACTGCCAAAAAGCCCAAAACCAAATCTCCAGCCTCTGTTCGACCCGTTGGAATTCTTAAGGTGGGCCCTATCTCCCCTACCCTTGCTCGTTTTCTGGGAGCCTCTGAATCTTCCCGCGCTGACGCCGTTCGCAAGATCTGGACACACATCAAGACTCACAACCTCcag AATCCTCAGAATAAGCGGGAAATCATCTGTGATGCCAAGCTTAAGGCCATCTTTGATGGTAAAGATACTGTTGGATTCCTGGAGATTGGGAAACTATTGTCCCCACATTTTGTGAAGACTGCTTGA
- the LOC123209251 gene encoding upstream activation factor subunit UAF30-like isoform X1 has protein sequence MSSAASRVFNACRALLAPAKSSSSASVATRTNSTTAKKPKTKSPASVRPVGILKVGPISPTLARFLGASESSRADAVRKIWTHIKTHNLQRMVISIGLWVQNPQNKREIICDAKLKAIFDGKDTVGFLEIGKLLSPHFVKTA, from the exons ATGTCCTCTGCTGCTTCTAGGGTTTTCAACGCTTGCCGGGCTCTCTTGGCTCCGGCCAAGTCCTCTTCGTCAGCCTCTGTCGCCACCAGAACTAATTCAACCACTGCCAAAAAGCCCAAAACCAAATCTCCAGCCTCTGTTCGACCCGTTGGAATTCTTAAGGTGGGCCCTATCTCCCCTACCCTTGCTCGTTTTCTGGGAGCCTCTGAATCTTCCCGCGCTGACGCCGTTCGCAAGATCTGGACACACATCAAGACTCACAACCTCcag AGAATGGTAATATCTATTGGCCTTTGGGTGCAGAATCCTCAGAATAAGCGGGAAATCATCTGTGATGCCAAGCTTAAGGCCATCTTTGATGGTAAAGATACTGTTGGATTCCTGGAGATTGGGAAACTATTGTCCCCACATTTTGTGAAGACTGCTTGA
- the LOC123209250 gene encoding uncharacterized protein LOC123209250 isoform X2, whose protein sequence is MGMAVVVSPTQRPRPYPFKPVCSSTSKCRPAVILPGLGNNSGDYKKLEMTLNEYGVSTVVANVSRLDWFRNAAGLADPNYWRGTLRPRPVLDWYFKRIDEAIEKAKPLAPEGSLSLIGHSAGGWLARVYMEEFGFSDVSLLLTLGTPHLPPPKASPGVIDQTRGLLNYVEENCPKPVYTPQLKYVCVAGRYIQGARFFGNSYVDVDSVVPVNSDQPISEVAVMNNETNSTSVSTAFRARLVGQGYKQADVWGDGVVPEISAHLDGALNISLDGVYHSPVGSDDMLRPWYGSPAVVEKWIHHLLN, encoded by the exons ATGGGCATGGCTGTGGTTGTATCACCAACACAAAGGCCAAGGCCTTATCCTTTCAAGCCCGTCTGCTCTTCCACCTCCAAATGCCGCCCCGCCGTTATTCTTCCA GGATTAGGAAACAATTCTGGAGACTACAAGAAGTTGGAGATGACATTGAATGAGTATGGAGTATCCACAgtggttgccaacgtgtcacGATTGGACTGGTTCAGAAATGCAGCAGGTTTGGCTGACCCCAACTACTGGCGAGGCACTCTTCGTCCTCGCCCGGTTCTTGATTG GTATTTCAAGAGGATTGATGAGGCCATTGAAAAGGCTAAGCCATTGGCTCCAG AGGGAAGTTTATCCCTGATTGGACACTCAGCTGGAGGATGGCTTGCACGTGTCTACATGGAAGAATTTGGGTTCTCTGATGTCTCTTTGTTATTGACTCTTGGTACTCCCCACCT GCCACCTCCAAAAGCTTCACCTGGTGTGATTGATCAAACAAGGGGTCTCCTGAACTATGTTGaagaaaattgcccaaaacCTGTTTACACACCTCAACTAAAATATGTATGTGTTGCGGGCAG GTATATTCAGGGAGCTCGCTTCTTTGGAAACTCATACGTTGATGTTGATTCTGTTGTTCCTGTCAACAGTGACCAACCAATTTCTGAGGTTGCTGTCATGAATAACGAGACTAATTCAACATCAGTTTCAACAGCATTTCGTGCTAGATTAGTTGGACAGGGGTACAAGCAG GCAGATGTATGGGGTGACGGAGTTGTGCCGGAAATATCAGCGCATCTGGATGGTGCACTAAACATCAGCTTGGATGGAGTTTATCACTCGCCGGTTGGTTCAGATGACATGTTGAGACCCTGGTATGGTTCTCCTGCAGTAGTTGAAAAATGGATACACCACCTCCTCAACTAG
- the LOC123209250 gene encoding uncharacterized protein LOC123209250 isoform X1 has translation MGMAVVVSPTQRPRPYPFKPVCSSTSKCRPAVILPGLGNNSGDYKKLEMTLNEYGVSTVVANVSRLDWFRNAAGLADPNYWRGTLRPRPVLDWYFKRIDEAIEKAKPLAPEGSLSLIGHSAGGWLARVYMEEFGFSDVSLLLTLGTPHLPPPKASPGVIDQTRGLLNYVEENCPKPVYTPQLKYVCVAGRYIQGARFFGNSYVDVDSVVPVNSDQPISEVAVMNNETNSTSVSTAFRARLVGQGYKQVCGQADVWGDGVVPEISAHLDGALNISLDGVYHSPVGSDDMLRPWYGSPAVVEKWIHHLLN, from the exons ATGGGCATGGCTGTGGTTGTATCACCAACACAAAGGCCAAGGCCTTATCCTTTCAAGCCCGTCTGCTCTTCCACCTCCAAATGCCGCCCCGCCGTTATTCTTCCA GGATTAGGAAACAATTCTGGAGACTACAAGAAGTTGGAGATGACATTGAATGAGTATGGAGTATCCACAgtggttgccaacgtgtcacGATTGGACTGGTTCAGAAATGCAGCAGGTTTGGCTGACCCCAACTACTGGCGAGGCACTCTTCGTCCTCGCCCGGTTCTTGATTG GTATTTCAAGAGGATTGATGAGGCCATTGAAAAGGCTAAGCCATTGGCTCCAG AGGGAAGTTTATCCCTGATTGGACACTCAGCTGGAGGATGGCTTGCACGTGTCTACATGGAAGAATTTGGGTTCTCTGATGTCTCTTTGTTATTGACTCTTGGTACTCCCCACCT GCCACCTCCAAAAGCTTCACCTGGTGTGATTGATCAAACAAGGGGTCTCCTGAACTATGTTGaagaaaattgcccaaaacCTGTTTACACACCTCAACTAAAATATGTATGTGTTGCGGGCAG GTATATTCAGGGAGCTCGCTTCTTTGGAAACTCATACGTTGATGTTGATTCTGTTGTTCCTGTCAACAGTGACCAACCAATTTCTGAGGTTGCTGTCATGAATAACGAGACTAATTCAACATCAGTTTCAACAGCATTTCGTGCTAGATTAGTTGGACAGGGGTACAAGCAG GTGTGTGGGCAGGCAGATGTATGGGGTGACGGAGTTGTGCCGGAAATATCAGCGCATCTGGATGGTGCACTAAACATCAGCTTGGATGGAGTTTATCACTCGCCGGTTGGTTCAGATGACATGTTGAGACCCTGGTATGGTTCTCCTGCAGTAGTTGAAAAATGGATACACCACCTCCTCAACTAG